A window from Pseudooceanicola algae encodes these proteins:
- a CDS encoding vitamin B12-dependent ribonucleotide reductase produces the protein MKIERKFTTAGKDAYDSVDFRTTVSEIRNPDGTIVFRLDELEVPVTWSQVASDVIAQKYFRKAGVPSAVKKVREKDVPEFLWRSVPAEGATLGGETSSKQVFDRLAGAWTYWGWKGGYFSSEADAQAYFDEMRFMLATQKAAPNSPQWFNTGLHWAYGIDGPGQGHYYVDHKSGKLTKSKSAYEHPQPHACFIQSVKDDLVGDGGIMDLWVREARLFKYGSGTGTNFSSLRAANESLSGGGKSSGLMGFLKIGDRAAGAIKSGGTTRRAAKMVIVDADHPDVQEYINWKVKEEQKVASIVAGSKMHEQKLNAIFGAIRQWDGSSEDAVDPARNPALKTAIRDSKKTAIPETYIKRVLDYAKQGYSSIEFPTYDTDWDSEAYASVSGQNSNNSVRVTDAFLKAVKDDADWELIRRTDGSVAKTIRARDLWEDIGHAAWACADPGIQYHDTVNAWHTCPEDGAIRGSNPCSEYMFLDDTACNLASMNLLTFLADDEFQVEDYMHATRLWTLTLEISVTMAQFPSKEIAQLSYDFRTLGLGYANIGGLLMNMGFGYDSDEGRAMGAALTAIMTGVAYATSAEIAGELGAFAGYKRNAKHMLRVMRNHRNAAYGAVDGYEDLAVKPVPLDMVNCPDARLPQIAMASWDEAVRLGERHGYRNAQTSVIAPTGTIGLVMDCDTTGIEPDFALVKFKKLAGGGYFKIINRSVPAALEKLGYGSAQIEEMIAYAVGHGSLGNCPAINHSSLVGHGFGPRELEKVDAALASAFDIRFVFNQWTIGEAFCRETLGIPAEKLNDPGFDLLRHLGFSKADIDAANDHVCGTMTLEGAPFLKDKHLSVFDCANACGKKGKRYLSVNSHITMMAAAQSFISGAISKTINMPNDATIEDCKAAYELSWSLGIKANALYRDGSKLSQPLASALVEDDDEAAEILETGSAQEKAAVLAEKIVEKVVIKEVARGREKMPERRKGYTQKAIVGGHKVYLRTGEYEGGALGEIFIDMHKEGAGFRAMMNNFAIAVSVGLQYGVPLEEFVDAFTFTKFEPAGMVQGNDSIKNATSILDYIFRELAVSYLDRTDLAHVKPQGATFDDLGRGEEEGLSNVKELSEGTASKSLEVLKQISSTGYLRKRLPQELMVLNGGLNGGFGGAGMATQAVTASVATASVSTAAIGSGATGMDARVKAKMQGYEGEACGECGNYTLVRNGTCMKCNTCGGTSGCS, from the coding sequence ATGAAGATCGAGCGCAAGTTCACCACCGCGGGCAAGGATGCCTATGACAGCGTAGATTTCCGCACAACGGTGTCGGAAATCCGCAACCCGGACGGCACCATCGTCTTCCGGCTGGATGAACTGGAAGTGCCGGTCACCTGGAGCCAGGTCGCCAGCGATGTCATCGCGCAGAAGTATTTCCGCAAGGCCGGCGTGCCGAGCGCGGTTAAGAAGGTGCGCGAAAAGGACGTTCCGGAATTCCTTTGGCGGTCGGTCCCGGCCGAGGGCGCGACCCTGGGCGGTGAGACTTCTTCCAAGCAGGTCTTCGACCGGCTGGCGGGTGCCTGGACCTATTGGGGCTGGAAGGGTGGCTATTTCAGCAGCGAAGCCGATGCCCAGGCCTATTTCGACGAAATGCGGTTCATGCTGGCAACGCAGAAGGCCGCGCCGAATAGCCCGCAATGGTTCAACACCGGGCTGCACTGGGCCTATGGTATCGACGGTCCGGGGCAGGGCCACTACTATGTCGACCACAAGAGCGGCAAGCTGACCAAATCGAAATCCGCCTATGAACATCCCCAGCCCCACGCCTGCTTTATCCAGTCGGTGAAGGACGACCTGGTCGGGGACGGCGGGATCATGGATCTCTGGGTGCGCGAAGCGCGGCTGTTTAAGTACGGCTCGGGCACCGGCACTAACTTCAGCTCGCTTCGTGCGGCCAATGAATCCCTCTCGGGCGGTGGCAAGTCGAGCGGCCTCATGGGCTTTCTCAAGATCGGCGACCGGGCGGCGGGCGCGATCAAGTCGGGCGGCACCACGCGGCGCGCGGCCAAGATGGTCATCGTCGATGCGGATCACCCCGATGTGCAGGAATACATCAACTGGAAGGTGAAGGAGGAACAGAAGGTCGCCTCCATCGTCGCCGGCTCCAAGATGCACGAGCAGAAGCTGAACGCGATCTTCGGCGCTATCCGTCAATGGGACGGCAGCAGCGAAGATGCGGTCGATCCGGCCAGGAACCCCGCCCTGAAGACCGCGATCCGGGACAGCAAGAAGACCGCGATCCCCGAGACCTATATCAAGCGCGTGCTGGACTACGCCAAGCAGGGCTATTCCAGCATCGAATTCCCCACTTATGACACCGATTGGGATTCCGAAGCCTACGCCAGTGTCTCGGGCCAGAATTCCAACAACTCGGTCCGGGTCACCGATGCCTTCCTGAAGGCCGTCAAGGATGATGCGGATTGGGAGCTGATCCGGCGTACCGATGGATCCGTCGCCAAGACGATCCGGGCGCGCGACCTGTGGGAAGACATCGGCCATGCGGCCTGGGCCTGTGCCGATCCCGGCATCCAGTACCACGACACGGTCAACGCCTGGCATACCTGCCCTGAAGATGGCGCGATCCGGGGTAGCAACCCTTGCTCGGAATACATGTTCCTTGACGATACCGCCTGTAACCTGGCCTCGATGAACCTGCTGACCTTCCTTGCCGACGACGAATTCCAGGTCGAGGATTACATGCATGCGACGCGTCTGTGGACGCTGACGCTGGAGATTTCGGTCACCATGGCGCAGTTCCCCAGCAAGGAGATCGCGCAGCTTTCCTATGATTTCCGCACGCTTGGCCTTGGCTATGCCAACATCGGCGGGCTGCTGATGAACATGGGCTTCGGTTATGACAGCGACGAGGGCCGCGCCATGGGTGCCGCGCTGACTGCAATCATGACCGGCGTCGCCTATGCCACCTCGGCCGAGATCGCCGGAGAGCTCGGCGCTTTTGCCGGGTACAAGCGCAACGCCAAGCATATGCTGCGGGTCATGCGCAATCACCGCAACGCGGCCTATGGCGCCGTGGACGGCTACGAAGACCTGGCCGTAAAGCCGGTGCCGCTGGACATGGTGAACTGCCCCGATGCCCGCCTGCCGCAGATCGCCATGGCCAGCTGGGACGAGGCGGTGCGCCTTGGTGAACGCCACGGCTATCGCAACGCCCAGACCAGCGTCATCGCACCCACCGGCACCATCGGCCTGGTGATGGATTGCGACACAACCGGGATCGAGCCCGATTTCGCGCTGGTGAAGTTCAAGAAACTGGCCGGGGGTGGCTATTTCAAGATCATCAACCGCTCGGTTCCGGCGGCACTGGAAAAGCTCGGATACGGCTCGGCCCAGATCGAGGAAATGATCGCCTATGCGGTCGGCCATGGCTCCCTGGGCAATTGCCCGGCGATCAACCACAGCTCCCTTGTCGGGCATGGCTTCGGCCCGCGCGAGCTGGAGAAGGTCGATGCGGCGCTGGCCTCGGCCTTCGACATCCGATTCGTCTTCAACCAATGGACCATCGGCGAGGCCTTCTGCCGCGAAACCCTTGGCATCCCGGCGGAAAAGCTGAACGATCCGGGCTTTGACCTGCTGCGTCACCTCGGCTTCTCCAAGGCCGATATCGATGCCGCCAACGACCATGTCTGCGGGACCATGACCCTGGAAGGCGCGCCCTTCCTGAAGGACAAGCACCTGAGCGTCTTCGATTGCGCCAATGCCTGCGGCAAGAAGGGCAAGCGGTATCTTTCGGTGAACAGCCACATCACCATGATGGCTGCCGCGCAAAGCTTTATCTCCGGCGCGATCAGCAAGACGATCAACATGCCCAACGACGCCACGATCGAGGACTGCAAGGCCGCCTACGAGCTGTCCTGGTCCCTCGGCATCAAGGCCAATGCGCTCTATCGCGACGGTTCCAAGCTAAGCCAACCGCTGGCCAGCGCGCTGGTCGAGGACGACGACGAGGCGGCCGAGATCCTTGAAACAGGCTCGGCCCAGGAAAAGGCCGCCGTCCTGGCAGAGAAGATCGTCGAGAAGGTGGTCATCAAGGAGGTCGCGCGCGGCCGCGAGAAGATGCCTGAACGGCGCAAGGGGTATACCCAGAAGGCCATCGTCGGCGGTCACAAGGTCTATCTGCGAACCGGCGAATACGAAGGCGGCGCGCTTGGCGAGATCTTCATCGACATGCACAAGGAAGGCGCCGGTTTCCGGGCGATGATGAACAACTTCGCCATCGCGGTGTCGGTCGGGCTTCAATACGGCGTGCCGCTGGAAGAATTCGTCGACGCCTTCACCTTCACCAAGTTCGAACCGGCGGGCATGGTGCAGGGCAACGACAGCATCAAGAACGCGACCTCGATCCTTGACTACATCTTCCGGGAACTGGCGGTCAGCTACCTCGATCGCACCGACCTGGCGCATGTGAAGCCGCAGGGCGCGACCTTCGATGATCTGGGACGCGGCGAAGAGGAAGGCCTGTCCAACGTCAAGGAACTTTCTGAAGGAACGGCGAGCAAGTCGTTGGAAGTGCTCAAGCAAATCTCTTCGACCGGCTATCTTCGCAAGCGGCTGCCGCAGGAGCTGATGGTGCTGAACGGCGGCCTGAACGGTGGCTTCGGCGGTGCGGGTATGGCAACGCAGGCGGTTACGGCCAGCGTGGCCACGGCCAGTGTCAGCACGGCGGCAATCGGTTCGGGCGCCACGGGCATGGACGCGCGCGTCAAGGCCAAGATGCAGGGCTACGAAGGCGAGGCTTGCGGCGAATGCGGCAATTACACGCTGGTGCGCAACGGCACCTGCATGAAGTGCAATACCTGCGGCGGAACATCCGGCTGTAGCTGA
- a CDS encoding cytochrome b, which translates to MAGHRQIGWSDNAEAYGRVTRLLHWGLAGLLVWQWLGMGTKVLLGRNAVSGFFVGLHAPVGTLIFCLVLIRILWTLASRNDRPAHAPGLVGQAAKAGHGLLYLLMLLVPSLALLRAFGSDRPFAPFGLLLHSGRETELAWMVAPANLAHGYLAWALLVLVTGHIAFAIYHQVVLKDGTLNRMAG; encoded by the coding sequence ATGGCAGGACACCGACAGATCGGCTGGTCCGACAATGCAGAGGCTTATGGCCGTGTCACGCGTCTGCTGCATTGGGGGCTGGCGGGATTGCTGGTCTGGCAATGGCTTGGCATGGGCACCAAAGTCCTGCTCGGGCGCAACGCGGTTTCCGGGTTCTTCGTCGGCCTGCATGCGCCGGTCGGCACGTTGATTTTCTGTCTGGTGCTGATCCGCATCCTCTGGACATTGGCCAGCCGCAACGACCGGCCCGCGCATGCGCCGGGTCTCGTGGGGCAAGCGGCCAAGGCGGGGCATGGGCTGCTCTATCTGCTGATGCTTCTGGTGCCGAGCCTCGCCCTGCTGCGCGCCTTCGGGTCAGATCGACCCTTTGCGCCCTTTGGCCTGTTGCTGCATTCAGGGCGCGAAACGGAACTGGCCTGGATGGTCGCCCCGGCCAATCTGGCGCATGGCTATCTGGCCTGGGCGTTGCTGGTGCTGGTCACCGGCCATATCGCCTTTGCGATCTATCACCAGGTCGTTTTGAAGGACGGCACCCTGAACCGCATGGCCGGCTGA
- a CDS encoding DUF192 domain-containing protein: MYQFKPMPSPAAPLIAALRGLAFGVVALILMPQGADAQEQCRDDRVEIRSENGVSRFRVELAQTPQERATGLMHRDSMATGAGMFFIFQAPHSASFWMHDTLIPLDILFIDPTGRVNVIQTGQPLDDTSLPGGPNVQYVLEINGGLSDRMGIAPGDVLRHPALDPTLAAWPCAEAPADADDAAPAKE; this comes from the coding sequence ATGTATCAATTCAAACCCATGCCGTCTCCGGCTGCGCCCTTGATTGCGGCGCTGCGCGGACTGGCCTTCGGGGTGGTGGCGCTGATCCTGATGCCGCAGGGGGCCGACGCGCAAGAGCAATGCCGCGACGACCGGGTCGAGATCCGCTCGGAAAACGGTGTGTCGCGGTTCCGGGTCGAACTGGCCCAGACACCGCAGGAACGCGCCACCGGGTTGATGCACCGCGACAGCATGGCGACCGGCGCGGGCATGTTCTTTATCTTTCAGGCACCTCATAGCGCCAGTTTCTGGATGCATGACACGCTGATCCCGCTGGATATCCTGTTCATCGACCCGACCGGGCGGGTGAACGTGATCCAGACCGGCCAGCCGCTGGATGACACCAGCCTGCCGGGCGGGCCGAACGTCCAGTATGTGCTGGAGATCAACGGCGGTCTGTCCGACCGGATGGGAATCGCGCCCGGGGATGTGCTGCGCCATCCGGCCTTGGACCCCACGTTGGCCGCCTGGCCCTGTGCCGAGGCGCCCGCCGACGCGGACGATGCGGCCCCCGCCAAGGAGTAA
- a CDS encoding cold-shock protein produces the protein MEGHVKWFDPARGFGFVLSEDGGPDILLHANVLRNYGQNSVGEGALIEIIVQKSDRGQQAVEIIRIAPPEGHGVQVLDDFEALDGEALQDAPLVAARVKWFDKGKGFGFANVFGRPEDVFIHVEVLRASGLADLDPGEAIALRVIDGKRGRMAAEIRAWDAPPDP, from the coding sequence ATGGAAGGCCATGTGAAATGGTTCGATCCGGCCCGTGGCTTTGGTTTTGTCCTGTCAGAGGACGGTGGTCCCGATATCCTGCTGCATGCGAATGTGCTGCGGAACTACGGCCAGAACTCGGTGGGTGAAGGCGCGCTGATAGAGATCATCGTCCAGAAATCCGACCGGGGCCAGCAGGCGGTCGAGATCATCCGCATCGCCCCGCCCGAAGGCCATGGCGTTCAGGTCCTCGACGATTTCGAAGCGCTGGACGGTGAGGCCCTTCAGGACGCGCCGCTGGTGGCGGCACGGGTCAAATGGTTCGACAAGGGCAAGGGCTTCGGTTTTGCAAATGTGTTTGGACGTCCCGAAGATGTCTTTATACACGTCGAGGTACTGCGGGCCTCGGGCCTTGCGGATCTGGACCCCGGAGAGGCGATCGCCCTGCGGGTGATCGACGGCAAACGGGGTCGTATGGCGGCCGAAATCCGTGCCTGGGACGCCCCGCCAGATCCCTGA
- the pdxH gene encoding pyridoxamine 5'-phosphate oxidase yields MSDRSGIFAGDNPFAIARSWLAEATEAEINDPNAIALATVDGDGLPNVRMVLLKDILEDGFVFYTNYESVKGQELDLAGKAAFVMHWKSLRRQVRVRGPITRFEGPEADAYFESRSLKSRLGAWASRQSRPLESRNALLAEVARVTASKGTNPPRPPFWGGYHIAPTEIEFWADGAFRLHDRYRWSRETQDDSWFVNRLNP; encoded by the coding sequence ATGTCCGACCGCAGCGGCATCTTTGCCGGAGACAATCCTTTCGCCATCGCCCGCAGTTGGCTGGCCGAGGCCACCGAGGCCGAGATCAACGATCCCAATGCCATTGCCCTGGCGACGGTGGACGGCGACGGTCTGCCCAATGTCCGCATGGTATTGCTGAAGGATATCCTGGAGGACGGCTTCGTCTTCTATACCAACTACGAAAGCGTAAAGGGGCAGGAGTTGGACCTGGCCGGCAAGGCGGCCTTCGTGATGCACTGGAAATCCCTGCGCCGTCAGGTCCGGGTGCGCGGACCGATCACCCGGTTCGAGGGGCCCGAGGCGGATGCCTATTTCGAATCGCGTTCGCTGAAATCCCGGCTTGGCGCCTGGGCCTCGCGCCAGTCCAGGCCGCTGGAATCCCGCAACGCCCTGCTGGCCGAGGTCGCCCGCGTCACCGCCAGCAAGGGGACCAATCCGCCCCGACCCCCGTTCTGGGGTGGCTACCACATTGCCCCGACCGAGATCGAATTCTGGGCCGATGGCGCCTTTCGACTACATGATCGGTACCGCTGGAGCAGGGAAACGCAGGATGATTCATGGTTTGTTAACCGTCTCAACCCCTGA
- the fabI gene encoding enoyl-ACP reductase FabI, with protein MANTLMAGKRGLIMGLANDKSIAWGIAKALADAGAELAFTYMGDQFKKRVVPLADQLGVTKLYDCDVSDEASIDAAFDSLKADWGQIDFIVHAIGFSDKSELRGRYVDTSRGNFAMTMDVSVYSFTAVAQRAEKMMPAGGSMLTLTYYGAEQVMPHYNVMGVAKAALEASVKYMAEDLGKDGIRVNAISAGPIKTLAASGIGDFRYILKWNELNSPLRRNVTIEDVGKSALYLLSDLGSGVTGENLHVDSGYHIVGMKAVDAPDIDKS; from the coding sequence ATGGCAAATACTCTGATGGCAGGCAAACGTGGCCTGATCATGGGCCTGGCCAATGACAAATCCATTGCCTGGGGCATCGCAAAGGCGTTGGCCGATGCCGGGGCCGAACTGGCCTTCACCTACATGGGTGACCAGTTCAAGAAGCGGGTCGTGCCACTGGCCGATCAGCTTGGGGTCACCAAGTTGTATGATTGCGATGTGTCGGACGAAGCCTCGATCGACGCGGCCTTCGATTCGCTGAAGGCCGATTGGGGCCAGATCGACTTTATCGTTCATGCCATCGGGTTTTCCGACAAATCGGAACTGCGCGGCCGCTATGTCGACACCAGTCGCGGCAACTTTGCCATGACTATGGATGTGTCCGTCTACAGCTTTACCGCCGTGGCGCAACGGGCCGAAAAGATGATGCCCGCCGGTGGCTCGATGCTGACGCTGACCTACTACGGCGCCGAACAGGTGATGCCGCATTACAACGTCATGGGCGTCGCCAAGGCCGCGCTGGAAGCCAGCGTGAAATACATGGCCGAGGATCTGGGCAAGGACGGTATCCGCGTCAACGCGATCTCGGCCGGCCCGATCAAGACACTGGCGGCCAGCGGCATCGGTGATTTCCGCTATATCCTGAAGTGGAACGAACTGAACTCGCCGCTGCGGCGCAACGTGACCATCGAGGACGTGGGTAAATCCGCGCTCTACCTGCTGTCCGACCTCGGGTCGGGCGTGACGGGCGAGAACCTGCATGTGGACTCGGGGTATCACATCGTCGGGATGAAGGCAGTCGACGCCCCCGATATCGACAAGAGCTGA
- the gpt gene encoding xanthine phosphoribosyltransferase — MTDRLPHEKGFHVSWDQLHRDARALAWRLDGHGPKETGGWKAVVAITRGGMAPAMIVARELDIRTVDTISVKSYDHQSQAQAHVLKAPDAEMMGDGTGILVIDDLVDTGKTLELVRSLYPKAHFATVYAKPSGRPQVETFITEVSQDTWIFFPWDMALQYVEPYRGKD, encoded by the coding sequence ATGACCGACCGCCTTCCCCATGAAAAGGGCTTCCATGTTTCCTGGGACCAGCTGCACCGCGACGCCCGCGCATTGGCCTGGCGGCTGGACGGCCATGGCCCCAAGGAGACCGGCGGCTGGAAGGCCGTGGTCGCCATCACCCGCGGCGGCATGGCCCCGGCGATGATCGTCGCGCGCGAGCTGGACATTCGCACCGTCGACACGATTTCGGTGAAAAGCTATGACCACCAGAGCCAGGCTCAGGCCCATGTGCTGAAAGCCCCGGACGCCGAGATGATGGGCGATGGCACCGGCATTCTGGTCATCGACGACCTGGTCGATACCGGCAAGACGCTGGAACTGGTCCGGTCGCTTTATCCCAAGGCGCATTTCGCCACCGTCTATGCCAAGCCGAGCGGCCGCCCGCAGGTCGAGACCTTTATCACCGAGGTCAGCCAGGACACCTGGATCTTTTTCCCCTGGGACATGGCCCTGCAATACGTCGAGCCCTATCGCGGCAAGGACTGA
- a CDS encoding aminotransferase codes for MTAAPTRTSATFLPPVMEARRWISGVSFPPERPLINVSQAAPVAPPPAPLVAAMAEALERTETHLYGPVLGLPSLRARIAADWSAIYGGTIRESQVAITAGCNQAFCATLAALTGEGDEVILPTPWYFNHKMWLDMTGVRAVALPCEADFLPDPERAATLITDRTRAIVLVTPNNPTGREYPPELIAAFRDLCRDRGLRLIVDETYKDFHSATGAPHDLFTDPDWDDTLVQLYSFSKAYRLTGHRTGAIVTSPALLAEIEKFQDTVAICAPQLGQIAALWGMENLGEWLAGERVEILTRRAAMEAEADRLAQAGWQLHSVGAYFAYLSQGMGVSSAELAPDLVRRAGVLMLPGTMFMPVSDASGQGQMRVAFANLDSAGIAGLVDRLVAL; via the coding sequence ATGACTGCTGCCCCGACCCGAACGTCTGCGACCTTCCTGCCCCCGGTGATGGAGGCGCGGCGCTGGATTTCCGGGGTATCCTTCCCGCCCGAACGCCCTCTGATCAACGTCTCGCAGGCCGCGCCGGTCGCGCCGCCGCCCGCGCCGCTCGTGGCCGCGATGGCCGAGGCGCTGGAGCGCACCGAGACGCATCTTTACGGCCCCGTTCTGGGCCTGCCCAGCCTTCGCGCCCGGATAGCGGCGGATTGGTCTGCGATCTATGGCGGGACGATCCGGGAAAGCCAGGTCGCGATAACGGCCGGCTGCAACCAGGCCTTTTGCGCCACCCTTGCCGCCCTGACCGGCGAAGGGGACGAGGTCATCCTGCCAACCCCCTGGTATTTCAATCACAAGATGTGGCTGGACATGACCGGGGTGCGGGCGGTTGCCCTGCCTTGCGAGGCCGATTTCCTGCCCGATCCCGAACGCGCCGCGACCCTGATCACCGATCGTACGCGCGCCATCGTTCTGGTCACGCCCAACAACCCCACGGGTCGGGAATATCCGCCTGAACTGATCGCTGCCTTCCGGGATCTGTGCCGGGACCGTGGCCTTCGCCTGATCGTGGATGAGACCTACAAGGATTTCCACAGCGCCACCGGTGCACCGCACGACCTGTTCACCGATCCCGACTGGGACGACACGCTGGTGCAGCTTTATTCCTTTTCCAAGGCCTACCGGCTGACCGGACACCGCACCGGGGCCATCGTCACATCGCCCGCCCTGCTGGCCGAGATCGAGAAGTTCCAGGACACTGTCGCCATCTGCGCACCGCAACTGGGCCAGATCGCCGCCCTTTGGGGGATGGAGAACCTTGGGGAGTGGCTCGCCGGGGAACGGGTGGAGATCCTGACCCGCCGCGCCGCGATGGAGGCTGAGGCCGACCGGTTGGCGCAGGCCGGCTGGCAACTGCATTCGGTCGGCGCCTATTTCGCCTATCTGTCCCAGGGCATGGGGGTGTCTTCGGCTGAGCTGGCCCCGGATCTCGTGCGCCGCGCCGGGGTGCTCATGCTGCCGGGGACCATGTTCATGCCCGTCTCGGATGCCTCCGGTCAGGGCCAGATGCGCGTGGCCTTCGCCAATCTCGACAGCGCCGGGATCGCGGGTCTGGTCGACCGTCTGGTCGCGCTCTGA
- a CDS encoding peptidyl-prolyl cis-trans isomerase, translated as MANKKSKTLMWGLLAMLVVGLGGFGATSFTGTVNEIGHVEDKPIRVTAYTSAVQAQISQVSQQFGQQIGFAQAEMFGIPNAVLSNLVTDRALDVEADRLGLSVGDGTVSESIMQIPAFQGPTGEFSRDTYDFALQNAGLTDAVFEADLRDESARSILQTAVISATRMPPAYLTALTAYSAETRRITYARVGADQLDAPLPQPEEADLQAFYDANIADYTAPEKKRLTYAYLSPEMVIDAVDIPEETIRAQYDARIDEFEQPERRLVERLIFSDEAAATAASDRLKAGEIDFDTLVGERGLALSDIDLGDVDQDALGAAGAAVFDTPSGEVTEPLDTDFGPALFRVNGILQATSTDYDEAAALIRDDLAADAARRDVELEAEPAEDLLAGGATLEDLAEETSMQLGTMDWADGSTEGLAAYEDFAAAAATVSAGDYPEILTLDDGGIFALRLDEELAAAPIPFEEARDQVAADWQADTAAKAYHARAEALMARLDAGESFADLGLDALTESTVTRNGSVLSTPEGFNAEVFAMETPGTRRITDGFDAAMIVQLDGIVPPAVDDPNLAQMRNALDQQISGSLSTDLYQAYAQEIRDNVSIYVDQDALNAVNAQFQ; from the coding sequence ATGGCGAACAAGAAATCCAAGACCCTTATGTGGGGTCTCCTGGCGATGCTCGTGGTCGGTCTGGGCGGCTTCGGCGCCACCAGCTTTACCGGAACGGTGAACGAGATCGGCCATGTCGAGGACAAGCCGATCCGCGTTACCGCCTATACCAGCGCGGTTCAGGCCCAGATATCGCAGGTCTCGCAGCAATTCGGTCAGCAGATCGGCTTTGCCCAGGCCGAGATGTTCGGCATCCCCAATGCGGTCCTGTCCAACTTGGTGACCGATCGCGCACTGGATGTCGAAGCGGATCGCCTTGGCCTGTCTGTCGGGGATGGCACGGTGTCGGAATCGATCATGCAGATCCCCGCCTTTCAGGGGCCGACGGGCGAATTTTCCCGCGACACCTATGATTTCGCCCTGCAGAACGCCGGTCTGACCGATGCCGTCTTCGAGGCGGATCTGCGCGATGAAAGCGCCCGGTCGATCCTGCAGACGGCGGTGATTTCCGCAACCCGGATGCCGCCTGCCTACCTGACCGCGCTGACCGCCTATTCCGCCGAGACCCGGCGCATCACCTATGCCCGCGTCGGCGCCGATCAGTTGGACGCACCCCTGCCGCAGCCCGAAGAAGCCGATCTTCAGGCCTTTTACGACGCCAATATCGCCGATTACACCGCGCCCGAGAAAAAGCGCCTGACCTATGCCTACCTGTCGCCGGAAATGGTGATCGATGCGGTCGATATCCCCGAGGAAACCATCCGCGCCCAGTATGACGCCCGCATCGATGAATTCGAACAGCCCGAACGCCGTCTGGTCGAACGCCTGATCTTTTCCGACGAGGCTGCCGCCACTGCTGCCTCGGACCGGCTGAAGGCAGGCGAGATCGATTTCGACACGCTGGTCGGCGAACGCGGTCTGGCCCTGTCGGACATCGACCTTGGCGATGTGGATCAGGACGCGCTTGGCGCCGCCGGCGCCGCCGTCTTCGACACGCCCTCGGGCGAGGTCACGGAGCCGCTGGATACCGATTTCGGCCCGGCGCTGTTCCGGGTGAACGGCATCCTGCAGGCAACCTCGACCGACTACGACGAGGCCGCTGCGCTGATCCGCGATGACCTTGCCGCCGACGCCGCACGCCGCGATGTGGAACTGGAGGCCGAACCGGCCGAGGATCTGCTGGCCGGTGGCGCGACGCTGGAGGATCTGGCCGAGGAAACCTCGATGCAGCTTGGCACCATGGACTGGGCGGATGGATCGACCGAAGGCCTTGCCGCCTACGAGGATTTTGCCGCCGCGGCCGCCACTGTCAGCGCCGGAGATTACCCCGAGATCCTGACGCTGGACGATGGCGGTATCTTCGCCCTGCGCCTTGACGAAGAGCTTGCCGCCGCGCCGATCCCCTTCGAGGAGGCCCGCGACCAGGTGGCTGCCGACTGGCAGGCGGATACCGCTGCCAAGGCCTATCACGCCCGCGCCGAGGCGCTGATGGCGCGGCTTGATGCCGGCGAAAGCTTTGCCGATCTGGGTCTGGATGCGCTGACCGAATCCACCGTGACCCGCAACGGATCGGTGCTGAGCACACCCGAAGGTTTCAACGCCGAGGTCTTTGCCATGGAGACCCCCGGCACCCGCCGGATCACCGACGGCTTCGACGCTGCGATGATCGTGCAACTGGACGGCATCGTGCCGCCCGCCGTGGATGACCCCAACCTGGCCCAGATGCGCAATGCGCTGGATCAGCAGATCTCGGGCTCGCTGTCGACGGATCTTTACCAGGCCTATGCGCAGGAAATCCGCGACAATGTCTCGATCTACGTCGACCAGGACGCGCTGAACGCGGTCAACGCGCAGTTCCAGTAA